In Anthonomus grandis grandis chromosome 5, icAntGran1.3, whole genome shotgun sequence, the following are encoded in one genomic region:
- the LOC126736920 gene encoding protein FRG1, with the protein MSEYDAYKPGKLRLKGEKSKSKKRKHKSKHQSEEKPQIDSDSIKHGNWWKISKIEDITGAVAIEFGSHVYVKALDNGLFTLGAPHNEGEGPSPEEILTGVYISERKVAFKSGYDKYLRVDKSGIVTGRSDAIGPMEQWELVLEDGKMALLGWNECFVSADDEDSIIAKSKRAGSEQFLTIRSHTFKEVNNLKDVPEEEQANLKQIEINYVKKFQKFQDKRLRLCSEAKKDLKKAKQDGYLHEALLDRRSKMKADRYCK; encoded by the exons ATGTCTGAATATGATGCATACAAACCTGGAAAACTGAGGCTGAAAGGAGAAAAATCAAA atcaaagaaaagaaaacacaAATCTAAACACCAAAGTGAAGAAAAACCCCAAATAGATTCCGATTCGATAAAGCACGGCAACTGGTGGAAAATCTCTAAGATTGAAGATATTACCGGCGCTGTTGCCATTGAATTTGGCTCACATGTTTATGTTAAAGCTTTAGACAATG GGCTATTTACATTGGGAGCACCACACAATGAAGGAGAGGGACCATCACCTGAAGAAATTTTGACTGGGGTTTATATCAGTGAGAGAAAAGTAGCTTTCAAGTCCGGGTACGATAAATATTTAAGAGTTGACAAAAGTGGTATAGTGACAGGAAGGTCTGATGCTATTGGACCTATGGAACAATGGGAACTAGTATTAGAG GATGGTAAAATGGCTTTACTTGGATGGAACGAATGCTTTGTTTCTGCTGATGATGAAGATTCGATCATAGCCAAAAGTAAAAGAGCCGGATCTGAGCAATTTTTGACCATAAGATCACATACCTTCAAGGAAGTTAACAATTTAAAAGATGTTCCAGAAGAGGAACAGGCGAATCTTAAACAAATTGAGATAAATTATGT GAAGAAATTTCAGAAGTTTCAAGATAAACGTCTCAGACTGTGCAGTGAGGCTAAGAAAGACTTAAAAAAGGCAAAACAAGATGGGTACTTGCATGAAGCATTACTGGACAGAAGAAGCAAAATGAAAGCGGATCGGTATTGCAAATAA
- the LOC126736921 gene encoding DCN1-like protein 4 isoform X2, with protein sequence MPRSKRRATTDMSSTDDDRYSSKRIRHSSRRNARAEENSFNQKRCLTWFKEYTTPDEPHTLGPEGMEKFCEDIGVEPENVVMLVLAYKMQARQMGFFTREEWLKGLSELQCDSIQKVQGRLDHLRCLLNDQNVFKAIYRYAYDFARDKDQRSMDMETAKAMLQLLLGKHWPLYSQFGQFLDQSKYKVINKDQWCNILEFSRTIYNDLSNYDVDGAWPVMLDEFVEWLKLERSKNDGS encoded by the exons ATGCCTCGCAGTAAACGCAGGGCAACTACAGATATGAGTTCTACTGATGATGATAGATATTCTTCAAAAAGAATTCGCCATTCTAG CCGTAGAAATGCAAGGGCCGAGGAAAACTCTTTCAATCAAAAACGATGTCTTACGTGGTTTAAAGAGTATACGACGCCCGATGAGCCCCATACTCTGGGACCCGAGGGCATGGAAAAATTTTGCGAAGATATTGGTGTCGAGCCTGAGAACGTGGTGATGTTAGTTTTAGCATATAAAATGCAAGCCCGTCAGATGGGTTTCTTCACTAGAGAGGAATGGCTGAAAGGGTTAAGCGAGTTGCAATGTGATTCTATCCAGAAGGTGCAGGGCAGATTGGATCATCTCCGATGCCTTCTAAATGATCAAAATGTGTTCAAGGCTATTTATCGATATGCTTATGATTTTGCGAGA GACAAAGATCAACGAAGTATGGACATGGAAACCGCAAAGGCAATGCTCCAGCTTCTACTAGGTAAACACTGGCCATTATATTCACAGTTTGGTCAGTTTCTGGATCAGTCCAAGTACAAAGTGATCAACAAGGACCAGTGGTGTAACatattggaattttccagaACCATTTATAATGATTTATCAAACTATGATGTGGATGGAGCTT GGCCAGTAATGCTTGATGAATTtgtagaatggttaaaattagAAAGATCCAAGAACGACGGGAGCTGA
- the LOC126736921 gene encoding DCN1-like protein 5 isoform X3 — MDEEDRRNARAEENSFNQKRCLTWFKEYTTPDEPHTLGPEGMEKFCEDIGVEPENVVMLVLAYKMQARQMGFFTREEWLKGLSELQCDSIQKVQGRLDHLRCLLNDQNVFKAIYRYAYDFARQDKDQRSMDMETAKAMLQLLLGKHWPLYSQFGQFLDQSKYKVINKDQWCNILEFSRTIYNDLSNYDVDGAWPVMLDEFVEWLKLERSKNDGS, encoded by the exons ATGGATGAAGAGGA CCGTAGAAATGCAAGGGCCGAGGAAAACTCTTTCAATCAAAAACGATGTCTTACGTGGTTTAAAGAGTATACGACGCCCGATGAGCCCCATACTCTGGGACCCGAGGGCATGGAAAAATTTTGCGAAGATATTGGTGTCGAGCCTGAGAACGTGGTGATGTTAGTTTTAGCATATAAAATGCAAGCCCGTCAGATGGGTTTCTTCACTAGAGAGGAATGGCTGAAAGGGTTAAGCGAGTTGCAATGTGATTCTATCCAGAAGGTGCAGGGCAGATTGGATCATCTCCGATGCCTTCTAAATGATCAAAATGTGTTCAAGGCTATTTATCGATATGCTTATGATTTTGCGAGA CAGGACAAAGATCAACGAAGTATGGACATGGAAACCGCAAAGGCAATGCTCCAGCTTCTACTAGGTAAACACTGGCCATTATATTCACAGTTTGGTCAGTTTCTGGATCAGTCCAAGTACAAAGTGATCAACAAGGACCAGTGGTGTAACatattggaattttccagaACCATTTATAATGATTTATCAAACTATGATGTGGATGGAGCTT GGCCAGTAATGCTTGATGAATTtgtagaatggttaaaattagAAAGATCCAAGAACGACGGGAGCTGA
- the LOC126736921 gene encoding DCN1-like protein 5 isoform X1 encodes MPRSKRRATTDMSSTDDDRYSSKRIRHSSRRNARAEENSFNQKRCLTWFKEYTTPDEPHTLGPEGMEKFCEDIGVEPENVVMLVLAYKMQARQMGFFTREEWLKGLSELQCDSIQKVQGRLDHLRCLLNDQNVFKAIYRYAYDFARQDKDQRSMDMETAKAMLQLLLGKHWPLYSQFGQFLDQSKYKVINKDQWCNILEFSRTIYNDLSNYDVDGAWPVMLDEFVEWLKLERSKNDGS; translated from the exons ATGCCTCGCAGTAAACGCAGGGCAACTACAGATATGAGTTCTACTGATGATGATAGATATTCTTCAAAAAGAATTCGCCATTCTAG CCGTAGAAATGCAAGGGCCGAGGAAAACTCTTTCAATCAAAAACGATGTCTTACGTGGTTTAAAGAGTATACGACGCCCGATGAGCCCCATACTCTGGGACCCGAGGGCATGGAAAAATTTTGCGAAGATATTGGTGTCGAGCCTGAGAACGTGGTGATGTTAGTTTTAGCATATAAAATGCAAGCCCGTCAGATGGGTTTCTTCACTAGAGAGGAATGGCTGAAAGGGTTAAGCGAGTTGCAATGTGATTCTATCCAGAAGGTGCAGGGCAGATTGGATCATCTCCGATGCCTTCTAAATGATCAAAATGTGTTCAAGGCTATTTATCGATATGCTTATGATTTTGCGAGA CAGGACAAAGATCAACGAAGTATGGACATGGAAACCGCAAAGGCAATGCTCCAGCTTCTACTAGGTAAACACTGGCCATTATATTCACAGTTTGGTCAGTTTCTGGATCAGTCCAAGTACAAAGTGATCAACAAGGACCAGTGGTGTAACatattggaattttccagaACCATTTATAATGATTTATCAAACTATGATGTGGATGGAGCTT GGCCAGTAATGCTTGATGAATTtgtagaatggttaaaattagAAAGATCCAAGAACGACGGGAGCTGA